The DNA region AGGGACGCTACTAGTTTGGTATCATTTTTGGGAAACTGTAATTGTCGATTATCGATAAGAACAAAATCGTTTCCGGTGCCTTGGTATTTGTAAAAACTAAGTGTCATACTATTATTTAAAGACACAAATATAGGCTTTTATCCCTATCGGAAATAACGCGTTCGGTCTGCAACTTAGCAACCTGAAATAGTAGGGATTAAGATATATTTAGCAGTTAAAGAGTAGTTAAAGCAAATATAAGGCGCCTAAAAAACGACTAATTTTAACATATCAAAAGAATTAAACAAAACAATAACATGAAAAAAATTGCCAGTACCTTTTTAATCGCCCTCTTTGCTGGAGCAATCACATTGGGCAGCTACAAATTATTTTTTGAAAATACGAACTATGCGGTTATTTCACAGGACGAAGGACACTCGGTTTTCAATACGAGCTTAACGCCTACTTCTGCCAAAGGAGCCGGAATTAATGAAGTTGATTTTACGGTTGCCGCAGAGAATACGGTAAACGCAGTGGTGCACGTTAAAAATGTTACCATTAATAGAACGCCACATAGCCTTATGGATTTTTTCTATGGAAGCGGCGGAAATGAAAGGCCCCAAGTAGGAACAGGCTCTGGAGTTATTATTTCACAGGACGGGTACATTGTAACGAACAACCACGTTATTAGCAAGGCCAATCAGTTACAGGTAACACTTAATAACAATAAGACCTATGATGCAGAACTTATTGGTACGGACCCAAATTCTGATATTGCCCTTATAAAAATAGATGCCGAAAGTAATCTTCCATATTTAGCTTTTGGCGATTCTGATGACGTAAAAATTGGAGAATGGGTATTGGCCGTTGGTAATCCGTTTAACCTAACTTCTACCGTAACAGCGGGTATTGTAAGTGCTAAAGCACGTGATTTGGGTAAAAACCAATCTTTTATACAGACTGATGCCGCAGTAAACCCTGGGAACAGTGGTGGTGCATTAGTGAATACCAATGGAGATCTTGTAGGTATCAATACTGCAATCACCTCACAAACCGGTAGTTATGTGGGTTATTCATTTGCAGTACCTAGTAACATTGCCAAAAAAGTGGTAGACGATATTCTTGAGTATGGAAATGTTCAAAAAGGAATATTAGGGATTAAAACCTTAAATACCAATACGCCATACGCCATTGAAAAGGGATTGAACGAGATTGACGGTGTTTACATCTCAGGCGTTGAAGAAGGAACAGGTGCGGAAGAAGCAGAATTACAAGAAGGAGATGTTATCAAAAAAGTGGATAATATTAAAGTAAGGAAATTTGCGGATCTTACGGGGTATCTTTCCGCCAAAAGACCTGATGATACTGTAGAGGTAACCATAGCTAGAGATGGCGAAGAGTTTACGGTGCCTGTATTGTTAAAGAAGAGACAGACTGTTATTGTTCCGGTAATGGGCCTTGAAGTAAAAAATCTAAGTAAAGACGACAAAAAGAAATTCAAGACCAAACAAGGTGTAAAAATAGTTGGTGTACCCGAAACCTACCGTGGATACGGATTGGAAGGAAAGGTTTTGTTGTCTGTAGACAACAAAGAAATTAACGATATTGAAGAAGCAAGAAATCTTTTTGGAAGTATTTCTAGATATGGAAAAACGAGCATCACCATGATTAACGAAAAAGGAGAAAGAGAGCGTCTTATTTTTCAATAATTAGTGCAAGTTTTTTAATACAAACACCCCAATTGGGGTGTTTTTTTGCTTTAAATAGTTTCAAACAACACTAAATGGCTACTTTTATATCAAAATATAACTCAACTTGTATACATGAAATCCAACGCTTCTTACGAAAAAGAGTTAGCCTTCCAAGCTGACAGAAGAAAAGCTACCACCGAATTCATTAAACTGGTAAGCGATCTTTGGTACGATAAGACTATCGAAATTGTACTTTTTAAAAATCAAGTGATAGACAAGAATGTAAGTGACATTATAAACCTGCACGAGTATGCAGGTGAATTTGTCCAAAAACCGATTTCCATTTTCGACTCGACGGAAA from Zobellia alginiliquefaciens includes:
- a CDS encoding S1C family serine protease, with the protein product MKKIASTFLIALFAGAITLGSYKLFFENTNYAVISQDEGHSVFNTSLTPTSAKGAGINEVDFTVAAENTVNAVVHVKNVTINRTPHSLMDFFYGSGGNERPQVGTGSGVIISQDGYIVTNNHVISKANQLQVTLNNNKTYDAELIGTDPNSDIALIKIDAESNLPYLAFGDSDDVKIGEWVLAVGNPFNLTSTVTAGIVSAKARDLGKNQSFIQTDAAVNPGNSGGALVNTNGDLVGINTAITSQTGSYVGYSFAVPSNIAKKVVDDILEYGNVQKGILGIKTLNTNTPYAIEKGLNEIDGVYISGVEEGTGAEEAELQEGDVIKKVDNIKVRKFADLTGYLSAKRPDDTVEVTIARDGEEFTVPVLLKKRQTVIVPVMGLEVKNLSKDDKKKFKTKQGVKIVGVPETYRGYGLEGKVLLSVDNKEINDIEEARNLFGSISRYGKTSITMINEKGERERLIFQ